One genomic segment of Bradyrhizobium diazoefficiens includes these proteins:
- a CDS encoding Glu/Leu/Phe/Val family dehydrogenase, translating into MTLFAGPVFDMARTQFNIIADHLEIPSDERDRLLLPKRAISVSCPIHMDDGRTAVFTGYRVQHHLTLGPAKGGTRYAPNVDIGEIAALAIWMSWKCALADLPYGGGKGGVTVDPRLLSPRELESLSRRYMQEMIPFVGPHTDVMAPDMGTNEQVMAWFMDTYSMYQGVTVTEIVTGKPVGSGGTLGRNEATGHGVAFLASRALDHLGIDPLASTAILQGFGNVGSHAAIGLARRGTRIVGLSDHTVAIYDRNGFDAQSAFDHVMKHRVLKGFADQAEIDPTELLTKPCDILAPCAVERVIDEEVAAALNCRILAEGANGPTTPDADLVLGNQNNAIFVIPDILCNAGGVIVSYFEWVQSLQQYFWSKDEVMEKLERALDRSWRQVVDRANRHGVSNRTAAMSIGVDRVRKAKQARGLFP; encoded by the coding sequence ATGACTCTATTTGCAGGGCCGGTTTTCGACATGGCTCGCACTCAGTTCAATATCATCGCAGACCACCTTGAAATTCCCAGTGACGAACGCGATCGCTTGCTCTTGCCGAAGCGCGCCATCTCGGTTTCCTGCCCGATCCATATGGACGATGGCAGGACCGCGGTTTTCACGGGATATCGCGTGCAGCATCACCTAACACTGGGCCCGGCAAAAGGCGGAACCCGCTACGCCCCGAACGTCGATATAGGCGAGATTGCCGCCCTAGCTATCTGGATGAGTTGGAAATGCGCGCTGGCCGACCTGCCCTATGGCGGAGGCAAAGGCGGCGTGACTGTCGACCCAAGACTACTGTCGCCTCGAGAACTCGAGAGCCTATCGCGTCGCTACATGCAGGAGATGATTCCCTTCGTCGGTCCGCATACCGACGTGATGGCGCCCGATATGGGTACGAACGAGCAGGTGATGGCTTGGTTCATGGATACCTATTCCATGTACCAGGGAGTGACCGTCACGGAAATCGTTACTGGTAAGCCGGTCGGATCGGGCGGCACCCTCGGCCGTAATGAGGCCACTGGTCATGGAGTAGCCTTTCTCGCCAGCCGAGCTCTTGATCATCTAGGAATAGACCCGCTCGCCTCAACCGCGATCTTGCAAGGTTTCGGTAATGTCGGATCACATGCCGCAATTGGGCTGGCTCGTCGCGGCACCAGAATCGTCGGTCTGAGCGATCACACGGTGGCCATCTACGATCGGAACGGCTTTGACGCCCAGAGCGCGTTCGACCATGTCATGAAACATCGCGTGCTGAAGGGCTTCGCCGATCAAGCCGAGATTGATCCCACAGAGCTTCTAACAAAGCCGTGCGATATTCTGGCGCCCTGTGCGGTCGAGCGGGTCATAGACGAAGAGGTGGCGGCTGCACTGAACTGTCGAATTCTCGCCGAGGGCGCCAACGGACCGACAACACCAGATGCCGATCTTGTGCTTGGCAATCAGAACAACGCGATCTTCGTGATACCGGACATCCTCTGCAACGCCGGCGGTGTGATCGTTAGTTATTTTGAGTGGGTGCAATCGCTTCAACAATACTTTTGGTCGAAAGACGAAGTCATGGAAAAGCTCGAGCGCGCGCTCGATCGCTCATGGAGACAAGTCGTTGATCGCGCCAACCGGCACGGCGTTTCCAACCGAACCGCGGCAATGTCGATCGGTGTCGACCGAGTTCGTAAAGCGAAGCAAGCACGTGGATTGTTTCCATAG
- a CDS encoding helix-turn-helix domain-containing protein, which produces MSKKSDTEGMIASAIPTVDVFSILANPVRRQILADSRKRALSATEISQSFKNLKRPAVSEHLQSLRRAGLLREEHWGAIGSIILIRGRLLSSIIGPSGRTGRR; this is translated from the coding sequence ATGTCGAAAAAATCCGACACTGAAGGCATGATTGCTTCCGCTATCCCCACCGTCGACGTCTTTTCAATCCTAGCAAATCCGGTTCGGCGGCAAATTCTGGCCGATTCGAGGAAGCGCGCGCTTAGTGCCACCGAGATTTCGCAGAGCTTCAAAAACCTTAAACGGCCTGCAGTTTCCGAACATCTCCAATCACTCCGAAGAGCGGGCTTGCTTCGCGAGGAGCATTGGGGCGCCATCGGTTCTATCATCTTGATCCGCGGCCGCTTGCTGAGCTCGATCATTGGCCCCAGCGGGCGAACAGGTCGTCGGTGA
- a CDS encoding SDR family oxidoreductase, whose amino-acid sequence MQTKRLKGKVALVTGASSGIGEATALALAAEGARVAIAARRVQRLNDLADRIRQGGGEALPITADVRDEAQATTMVERVLQDFERLDILLNIAGVGVAAPFQNTTTAEYRQMVEVNFLGLLYPIHAALPAMKAQGAGHIVIVSSGTGRYIHPSTVYSGTKHAASAMAESLRREIGKDWIRVTSIEPGAVRTEFTSHMRDEVRASVEQRLGDMVQLESEDVAAAILYAVTQPPHVNVNILTLYPTQQA is encoded by the coding sequence ATGCAGACGAAAAGACTTAAAGGAAAAGTAGCCTTGGTAACGGGGGCATCCTCCGGCATCGGCGAAGCGACCGCACTGGCGTTGGCGGCAGAGGGCGCGCGCGTGGCGATCGCCGCGCGTCGCGTTCAGCGCCTGAACGATCTTGCAGACCGCATTCGCCAAGGCGGTGGCGAAGCACTGCCGATCACAGCCGATGTGAGGGATGAAGCACAGGCCACAACCATGGTGGAGCGTGTTCTGCAAGATTTCGAACGGTTGGACATCCTGCTCAACATTGCCGGCGTCGGTGTTGCTGCGCCCTTCCAGAACACGACTACAGCCGAATATCGCCAGATGGTCGAGGTCAACTTTCTAGGACTGCTCTATCCGATTCACGCCGCGTTGCCGGCGATGAAGGCGCAAGGCGCGGGGCACATTGTGATCGTTTCGTCCGGCACGGGTCGCTACATCCACCCCTCGACGGTCTATTCCGGCACTAAGCATGCGGCCAGTGCCATGGCGGAGTCGCTGCGGCGCGAGATTGGTAAGGATTGGATTCGCGTGACCTCAATCGAGCCTGGTGCGGTGAGGACGGAATTTACCTCCCACATGCGCGACGAAGTCCGTGCGTCGGTCGAGCAGAGGTTGGGCGACATGGTGCAGCTCGAGAGCGAGGACGTTGCCGCGGCTATCCTCTACGCCGTGACCCAGCCGCCGCATGTTAATGTGAACATTCTGACCCTTTATCCGACGCAACAGGCATGA
- a CDS encoding nuclear transport factor 2 family protein: MNASPLAVARTCLQAYVEKDRAAIEALIADAYHFTSPIDNALDRKSYIEICWPNSETMAGFELIHQAEDGDRAFIVYEGRNLAGKTFRNCEVHTVRDGRLVATEVYFGWDIPHKVPDGQHIGSDGKGHA, encoded by the coding sequence ATGAACGCCAGTCCGCTCGCCGTCGCTCGCACCTGCCTCCAGGCTTATGTAGAAAAGGACCGTGCGGCGATCGAAGCGCTGATTGCCGATGCCTATCACTTCACGAGTCCGATCGACAATGCGCTCGACCGCAAGAGTTATATCGAGATCTGCTGGCCGAACAGCGAGACGATGGCAGGCTTCGAGCTCATCCATCAAGCGGAGGACGGCGATCGCGCCTTCATAGTTTATGAGGGGCGCAATTTGGCCGGAAAGACCTTCAGAAACTGCGAGGTGCACACGGTCCGGGACGGCCGTCTGGTAGCGACAGAGGTCTATTTTGGCTGGGACATCCCGCACAAAGTGCCCGATGGCCAACACATCGGGAGTGACGGAAAGGGACACGCTTGA
- a CDS encoding alpha/beta hydrolase, whose translation MALAKNQTVILPGTAASATEPWRPALLLRKQTSDGADRQSPVLYIHGATFPSANSMMFRFDGVSWADALNRSGRSVWALDFAGFGGSEFYPQMAQSAPPAGEPLGRAPEAAVQIERAVRAIVAETGAARVSIIAHSWGTMAAGLFATKHPELVDRIVFFGPLVRREIVKGGPPLGPWRFLTVEEQHKRFVEDVPAGQPPVLLDRYFADWTVLYLKSDPSSSTRTPQSVRTPNGPMADIMAAWSGSLAYDPALIKSSIAIVRGEWDSRCKDADAAWLLAALTSVPQKTDIKIAKATHLMHLEESRGDLYRAVVNFLDAN comes from the coding sequence ATGGCGCTTGCAAAAAATCAGACGGTCATCTTGCCGGGAACCGCGGCTTCGGCAACGGAGCCCTGGCGGCCGGCGCTTTTGCTGCGCAAGCAAACGTCAGACGGTGCGGATCGCCAAAGCCCCGTTCTGTACATCCACGGCGCTACGTTTCCTTCGGCCAATTCCATGATGTTCAGATTTGACGGCGTGTCCTGGGCTGATGCTTTGAACAGATCCGGCCGTTCGGTCTGGGCATTGGATTTCGCCGGGTTTGGCGGCTCCGAATTCTACCCCCAGATGGCGCAGTCGGCACCGCCGGCTGGCGAGCCGCTCGGCCGCGCACCCGAGGCCGCGGTTCAAATTGAACGTGCCGTTCGCGCGATTGTCGCCGAGACCGGCGCGGCCCGCGTCTCAATCATCGCTCATTCGTGGGGCACGATGGCGGCGGGTCTGTTCGCCACGAAACATCCAGAACTAGTCGACCGCATCGTCTTCTTTGGACCGCTCGTTCGACGCGAAATCGTTAAGGGAGGACCGCCACTGGGGCCATGGCGTTTTCTGACCGTCGAAGAACAGCATAAGCGCTTTGTCGAGGATGTGCCGGCAGGTCAGCCACCTGTGTTGCTCGATCGCTACTTTGCGGACTGGACGGTACTCTATCTGAAGTCGGACCCGTCCAGCAGCACCCGCACACCGCAATCTGTGAGAACGCCAAATGGCCCGATGGCCGATATCATGGCTGCATGGTCCGGATCGCTCGCCTATGATCCGGCGTTGATCAAATCTTCGATCGCAATTGTACGCGGCGAATGGGACAGTCGCTGCAAAGATGCCGACGCGGCGTGGTTGCTTGCGGCGCTAACCTCTGTACCGCAGAAGACCGACATCAAGATTGCGAAGGCCACGCACCTGATGCATCTTGAGGAAAGCCGCGGTGACCTTTATCGGGCTGTCGTCAACTTCTTGGACGCAAATTGA
- a CDS encoding type II toxin-antitoxin system VapC family toxin: MSTFVDSSVWFAAACKRDRNNELAKSILLSIDRCTLTNHVLAQTWQMLNAQFGTGVADTFWERLREIDAVVEPVTATDLETARQMSEAYPHEELSLVDRTSFAVMQRCGITRAATFSSSFEIFRYGPRKKAFQIVRTGHSATFLAMKDAILRRKTLRLNYNGRDLTACPYILGHALQEERAFVLAVDGIGRPTRAERGKWMCLRLASVDDIKVLDQPWTEQPYPGRIQRCVDSVHLDAARLGTAKSTAVATRVSSKKTHRF, from the coding sequence GTGAGCACGTTCGTTGACAGCTCAGTGTGGTTTGCCGCCGCGTGCAAGCGCGACCGCAACAATGAACTCGCAAAGTCCATACTACTCAGCATCGATCGGTGCACGCTCACTAACCACGTCTTGGCTCAGACGTGGCAAATGCTCAACGCGCAGTTCGGCACCGGCGTCGCGGATACCTTTTGGGAGCGCTTGCGGGAGATTGACGCGGTCGTTGAACCCGTCACGGCGACCGACCTGGAAACGGCCAGGCAAATGTCGGAAGCGTATCCCCATGAGGAGCTTTCGCTCGTGGACCGAACAAGCTTCGCGGTGATGCAACGATGTGGCATCACGCGAGCGGCGACGTTCAGTTCGTCCTTTGAGATATTCAGGTATGGTCCTCGCAAGAAGGCCTTTCAAATCGTTCGCACAGGCCACAGCGCCACCTTTCTTGCCATGAAGGACGCCATCCTCCGGCGGAAGACGCTTCGGCTAAATTATAACGGAAGAGACCTAACGGCCTGCCCGTACATATTAGGCCACGCCTTGCAAGAGGAACGCGCGTTCGTCTTGGCTGTCGATGGGATTGGCAGGCCAACTCGGGCAGAACGTGGAAAATGGATGTGCCTGCGTTTGGCGAGCGTCGACGATATCAAGGTTTTGGATCAGCCCTGGACCGAACAGCCCTACCCCGGTCGCATTCAGCGCTGCGTGGACAGTGTACACCTGGATGCAGCTCGACTCGGCACCGCGAAGAGCACCGCTGTCGCGACGAGAGTATCGTCTAAGAAAACCCATCGCTTCTAG
- the ligD gene encoding DNA ligase D yields the protein MCAVALRQSRSGVSRVRGAQKTAIPGYIEPCDPTLRETPPRGEGWVYEIKADGYRAQLHLDDGDVKVYSRTGYDWTEQFSSIAAAAHRLKADSAIIDGEAVVYGSAGLPDFQQLRRELGPKRSERVRYHAFDLLYLDGYDLRAVAYEGRKRLLQRLLKHAPDTFIYVESLEADGDRIFHNGCELGLEGLIAKRLGEPYRSGRQETWIKLKCKKSETLPIVAFVEKLGAHPRKIASLYVGRRENGKLVYAGKVRTGYTETTARELRERLDPLIRRTSPLDVRIKKPKATWVEPKVDAEVEFGALTDDGLLREAVFKGLREDLAVRKVKAPRLVPSPVGRPKLGVPRENILQLLPDAVVPSKEQLAEYWKRVWRKALPHLGNRPLKLVRHVHGTTFYHKGPLPKEIPEAVHQLRIQKREGGQGTRLWVDSLHGFLGLVEIGAIELHPWNSTVEDFEHADRIVIDLDPGDGIEWETVADTALELRAAMKRQGFDTWPKLTGGKGIHLIASLDGPILHDQAHHIARRLVADFAARNPARYILSAQARRSGRIFLDYLRNGRGTTAVGTYSPRAREGFPIAAPVTWTRIESGIRPDAFTMDNPFRATRR from the coding sequence ATGTGTGCTGTAGCGTTGCGTCAGTCTCGTTCGGGAGTATCGCGCGTCCGCGGGGCGCAAAAGACTGCTATTCCAGGTTACATCGAGCCTTGTGATCCCACGTTGCGCGAGACGCCGCCGCGTGGCGAGGGTTGGGTCTATGAGATTAAGGCCGACGGCTACCGCGCGCAGCTGCACCTGGACGATGGTGACGTCAAAGTGTATTCGCGCACGGGTTACGACTGGACCGAGCAGTTCTCGTCAATCGCTGCGGCGGCGCATCGGTTGAAAGCAGACAGCGCGATCATCGACGGCGAAGCCGTGGTGTACGGCAGCGCCGGATTACCTGACTTTCAGCAGCTCCGGCGCGAGCTCGGGCCAAAGCGCAGTGAGCGTGTGCGCTACCACGCATTCGACCTGCTCTACTTAGATGGCTACGATTTGCGTGCGGTCGCGTATGAGGGTCGGAAGCGTTTACTCCAACGCCTCCTCAAGCATGCGCCCGACACCTTCATCTATGTCGAAAGCTTGGAAGCCGATGGCGACCGAATCTTCCACAATGGGTGCGAGCTGGGCCTGGAAGGGCTCATCGCCAAGCGGCTCGGAGAACCCTATCGCTCGGGCAGGCAGGAGACCTGGATCAAGCTCAAGTGCAAGAAGAGCGAGACCCTTCCAATCGTGGCGTTCGTGGAGAAGCTCGGGGCCCACCCTCGCAAGATCGCTTCGCTCTATGTGGGCCGTCGTGAAAACGGCAAGCTGGTCTATGCCGGCAAGGTCCGCACCGGCTATACGGAGACGACCGCGCGTGAGTTGCGCGAGCGGCTGGATCCATTGATCCGGCGGACGTCGCCGCTGGACGTCAGGATCAAGAAGCCAAAGGCCACCTGGGTCGAACCGAAGGTTGACGCTGAAGTCGAGTTTGGCGCGCTGACGGACGATGGCCTGTTGCGTGAGGCCGTGTTCAAGGGGCTCCGTGAGGACCTCGCCGTGAGAAAGGTCAAGGCCCCCCGGCTGGTACCCTCCCCCGTCGGACGGCCGAAGCTCGGGGTCCCCAGGGAAAACATCCTGCAACTGCTGCCCGACGCCGTCGTCCCCTCGAAGGAACAGCTCGCGGAGTACTGGAAGCGCGTTTGGAGGAAGGCGCTGCCGCACCTGGGCAATCGTCCGCTCAAGCTCGTCCGGCACGTACACGGCACCACCTTCTACCACAAGGGTCCGCTTCCGAAGGAGATTCCGGAAGCGGTGCACCAGCTCCGAATCCAAAAGCGGGAAGGCGGCCAAGGCACGCGCCTATGGGTCGACAGTCTTCATGGCTTCCTCGGCCTGGTCGAGATTGGGGCGATCGAACTGCACCCGTGGAATTCGACAGTGGAGGATTTCGAGCACGCCGATCGTATCGTGATCGATCTCGATCCCGGAGATGGCATCGAATGGGAGACAGTCGCCGACACCGCTCTTGAACTCCGCGCGGCAATGAAACGTCAGGGGTTCGACACTTGGCCGAAGTTGACCGGAGGCAAGGGCATCCATTTGATCGCGTCGCTGGATGGACCTATACTGCACGATCAGGCGCATCATATCGCACGACGCCTGGTGGCCGACTTCGCGGCGCGCAACCCCGCCCGCTACATCCTCTCAGCGCAGGCTAGGCGCAGCGGCCGGATCTTCCTCGATTACTTGCGGAACGGGCGTGGGACCACTGCGGTGGGCACCTACTCGCCGCGGGCGCGGGAGGGATTTCCGATTGCCGCGCCTGTCACCTGGACTCGCATCGAGAGCGGTATCAGGCCGGATGCATTCACGATGGATAATCCATTCCGCGCGACGCGGAGGTAA
- a CDS encoding DNA polymerase/3'-5' exonuclease PolX, translating to MPKIGTQEIAKLLRGYAQRSALRGGNPYRAKAYSRAADSLTALAVPIERLIEEDRLTEIPGVGGAIADIILKLHRTGTHPSLEKLREEVPAGVLELLSLPGLRPEKVLRLYKDLGVTSLAELEEAAKEDRIKKAKGLGSALQTKILQNLAIAKSGEGRRGIVHCHTDASDGTETLETMAKATRKRGFEYFGVADHSKSAHYAGGLSLEEIKEQHQEADRLNKKFGKDFRILKGIESDILADGALDYPDDVLESFDFVVASIHGRFKLDRKAQTERLLRAVANPYTTIIGHMTGRQLQRRPGYEIDVEKVLRSCAKHDVAVEINAHPWRLDLDWRWHQAALEYGCMLSINPDAHSIAELDHMHWGVEMARKGGVPPDRVLNAMPLSDITRYLRQRRRSFARAA from the coding sequence GTGCCCAAGATCGGTACGCAAGAGATCGCAAAGTTGCTGCGGGGGTACGCGCAGCGGAGCGCACTCCGCGGCGGCAATCCGTACCGCGCGAAAGCCTATTCGCGCGCCGCGGACAGCCTGACGGCGCTGGCCGTCCCGATCGAGCGTCTGATTGAAGAGGACAGGTTGACGGAGATACCTGGCGTGGGTGGTGCCATCGCAGACATCATCCTCAAGCTTCACCGCACAGGCACTCATCCCAGCTTGGAGAAGCTCCGGGAGGAGGTCCCCGCCGGTGTGCTGGAACTCCTGAGCCTACCCGGGCTCCGGCCCGAGAAGGTGCTGCGGCTCTACAAGGACCTAGGCGTCACGTCCCTCGCCGAACTGGAGGAGGCAGCGAAGGAGGACCGGATCAAGAAGGCCAAGGGGCTTGGGTCAGCGCTGCAGACCAAGATCCTGCAAAATCTCGCGATCGCGAAAAGCGGCGAAGGTCGGCGCGGGATCGTGCACTGCCACACCGACGCCTCGGACGGGACCGAGACCCTTGAGACCATGGCGAAGGCGACGCGAAAGCGCGGCTTCGAATATTTTGGTGTTGCCGACCATTCCAAGTCCGCGCACTACGCCGGAGGCCTGTCGCTCGAAGAGATCAAGGAGCAGCACCAGGAAGCCGACCGGCTCAACAAGAAATTTGGCAAGGACTTCCGGATCCTGAAAGGGATCGAATCGGACATCCTGGCAGACGGAGCGCTCGACTATCCTGACGACGTGCTTGAAAGCTTCGACTTTGTGGTTGCCAGTATCCATGGACGATTCAAGCTGGACAGAAAGGCGCAGACCGAACGGCTGCTCCGCGCCGTTGCCAACCCCTACACCACCATCATCGGCCATATGACTGGCCGCCAGCTCCAGCGCCGGCCGGGGTACGAGATCGACGTCGAAAAGGTCCTTCGCTCCTGCGCCAAGCACGACGTCGCGGTCGAGATCAACGCCCATCCGTGGCGGCTCGATCTGGACTGGCGCTGGCATCAGGCGGCGCTCGAATACGGCTGCATGCTGAGCATCAATCCGGACGCACACTCGATTGCTGAGCTCGATCATATGCATTGGGGTGTCGAGATGGCGCGAAAAGGTGGCGTGCCGCCCGACCGGGTGCTGAATGCCATGCCGCTGTCGGACATCACGCGATACCTTCGCCAGCGGCGGCGCTCCTTTGCACGTGCAGCCTGA
- a CDS encoding LysR family transcriptional regulator, with amino-acid sequence MELCLDWNDLRYFLAVARLHSLTEASRELRVSQATIARRIAALEHTIGRGLFTKRHDGYSLTTAGEALFEPAEQAEAHLLWLERGAAFPAESLAGIVRLAIPELLGQHFIIPSLADFSERHPSIRLEVIADVRPMRLSRREADVLVRLVHPTQGDYLVRRVGRIALALYGSPAYLAAHGSPAVPSDLLNHRMIGWEAELGFLPFSRWLLDALPETNVVFRAHTMSAQLAAAEANLGLAVLPAFVAKKFGLVRVLKEEAPFSSDIWMLQAPGSSSFARVRVLADHVAEALQQSSADFMDLG; translated from the coding sequence ATGGAGTTGTGCTTGGATTGGAACGATCTGCGTTACTTCTTGGCCGTGGCCCGGCTTCACAGTCTAACGGAAGCGTCCCGGGAGCTGAGAGTGAGCCAGGCGACGATCGCACGCCGCATTGCGGCTCTCGAACATACCATCGGAAGAGGTCTCTTTACTAAGCGCCACGACGGATACAGCTTGACGACCGCAGGCGAAGCGTTGTTCGAACCCGCTGAGCAGGCGGAGGCTCACCTTCTGTGGTTGGAACGGGGGGCGGCCTTCCCGGCCGAGAGCCTCGCCGGGATCGTCCGCTTGGCGATTCCGGAATTGCTAGGCCAACACTTCATCATTCCTTCTCTCGCCGATTTCAGCGAGCGCCACCCCTCGATCCGGCTGGAGGTCATCGCCGACGTGCGCCCAATGCGCTTGAGCAGGCGTGAAGCCGACGTTCTCGTCCGTCTTGTGCATCCAACGCAAGGAGACTACCTGGTCCGCCGGGTAGGCCGGATCGCGCTCGCGCTGTATGGTTCGCCGGCGTACCTGGCTGCGCACGGCTCGCCCGCGGTCCCGTCAGATTTGCTGAATCACCGCATGATCGGCTGGGAAGCCGAACTCGGATTCTTGCCATTCTCTCGTTGGCTGCTGGACGCCTTGCCTGAAACCAACGTGGTCTTCCGCGCCCACACGATGAGCGCACAGTTGGCGGCGGCCGAAGCCAATCTCGGTCTCGCTGTTTTGCCGGCGTTCGTCGCCAAGAAATTCGGGTTGGTCCGGGTCCTCAAGGAGGAGGCTCCGTTCTCCTCCGACATATGGATGTTGCAGGCGCCGGGCTCTAGTTCGTTTGCTCGCGTGAGGGTGCTTGCCGACCATGTCGCGGAGGCGCTTCAGCAATCCTCGGCCGATTTCATGGACCTCGGCTAA
- a CDS encoding quinone oxidoreductase family protein yields MTTTAQAFKFSRTGGPDVLEWVSDQVPPPAEGQVQIRHEAIGVNYIDVYHRSGIYPLPLPSGIGVEGAGTIEAVGGGVSGFAVGDRVAYAGGTPGAYATIRNAPAARVVKLPADVSSKAAASLTFKGLTVEYLIRRCHQVKAGDFVLWHAAAGGIGLIACQWLKAMGATVIGTVGSEEKAKLVRANGCDHPIVYTKQSFVEQVKEITKGEGVAVVYDSVGAQTFGGSLDCLRMTGTLVSFGTSSGPVPPFDLGVLGTKGSLFVTRPSIAHYTAKRPDLEKGAAAVFEAIESGTIKAAGVTEYLLPDAPQAHRDLEARKTSGSLILLP; encoded by the coding sequence ATGACCACCACCGCGCAAGCCTTCAAGTTTTCTCGTACCGGGGGTCCCGACGTACTCGAATGGGTCTCGGACCAGGTTCCTCCGCCTGCGGAAGGACAGGTGCAGATCCGCCACGAAGCGATCGGCGTCAACTATATCGACGTCTATCATCGTTCCGGGATATATCCCCTTCCGCTACCCAGTGGCATCGGCGTCGAGGGAGCCGGCACGATCGAAGCGGTAGGCGGCGGAGTCTCTGGCTTCGCCGTAGGCGACCGCGTTGCCTATGCTGGTGGCACTCCCGGCGCGTATGCCACCATCAGAAACGCACCTGCCGCGCGGGTTGTGAAGCTTCCGGCGGACGTGTCCAGCAAGGCGGCCGCGAGCCTTACCTTCAAAGGTTTGACCGTCGAATATCTCATCCGGCGCTGTCACCAGGTGAAGGCCGGGGACTTCGTCCTGTGGCACGCTGCTGCCGGCGGCATCGGCCTGATTGCGTGCCAGTGGCTGAAGGCAATGGGAGCAACTGTCATCGGCACGGTCGGAAGCGAAGAGAAAGCAAAGCTCGTGCGCGCCAACGGCTGCGATCATCCGATCGTCTACACGAAGCAGAGCTTCGTCGAGCAAGTGAAGGAGATCACGAAGGGCGAGGGCGTCGCGGTCGTCTACGACTCGGTCGGAGCGCAGACGTTTGGAGGTTCGCTGGATTGCTTGCGGATGACCGGCACTTTGGTCAGCTTTGGCACCTCCTCGGGGCCGGTGCCGCCGTTCGATCTGGGTGTGCTTGGCACGAAAGGCTCACTTTTCGTGACGAGGCCCTCCATCGCGCATTACACGGCGAAACGCCCGGATTTGGAAAAAGGCGCGGCCGCGGTGTTCGAGGCCATCGAAAGCGGAACGATAAAGGCCGCCGGGGTTACGGAGTACTTGCTGCCTGACGCCCCCCAGGCGCATCGGGATCTTGAGGCCAGGAAGACTTCGGGTTCACTGATTCTACTTCCCTGA
- a CDS encoding NADPH:quinone oxidoreductase family protein produces MKAVLVEQFSPVQSLRIQDVPTSDLPRGRVRVRIKAAGIGFVDGLKVQGLYQTRDPLPFVPGMEFAGVVDEIGEAVSRVAVADRVFGLASRGALAEEIVVPENELFRIPENLSFVQSAAIPVNYLTATYGLRERAALRGGEILLVLGAAGGTGTAAIKVGKSLGAHVIAAASSEEKRSFACSQGADAAIDYTLENWRETLKSLTQGRAVNVVFDAVGGEISPVAFRTLAWKGQHLVVGFAAGKIPALPFNIALLKGASLTGVDSAQIRKFEPDVYDRLMQDVCVALERKSLEPPPTHTFSFANFQEAFQTMSARRARGKIVVEVAD; encoded by the coding sequence ATGAAGGCGGTTCTTGTCGAACAATTCTCGCCGGTTCAGTCGCTCCGTATCCAGGACGTCCCGACCTCAGATTTGCCCCGAGGACGGGTTCGCGTTCGGATCAAGGCCGCCGGCATCGGCTTCGTCGATGGTCTTAAGGTGCAGGGACTCTATCAGACCAGAGATCCGCTTCCCTTCGTTCCTGGGATGGAATTTGCCGGTGTGGTAGACGAGATCGGCGAAGCTGTTTCTCGGGTAGCGGTGGCCGATCGGGTCTTCGGCCTGGCTTCAAGGGGAGCGTTGGCCGAAGAGATCGTGGTGCCGGAGAACGAGCTATTCAGAATTCCTGAGAACCTCTCCTTCGTTCAGTCCGCCGCGATTCCTGTGAACTATCTCACGGCGACATATGGCCTGCGAGAGCGGGCGGCGCTGCGCGGGGGAGAGATCCTCCTCGTGCTCGGAGCGGCAGGCGGAACAGGGACCGCGGCGATCAAGGTCGGGAAGAGTTTGGGTGCGCATGTGATCGCCGCCGCTTCGTCGGAGGAAAAGCGATCGTTCGCATGTTCGCAAGGAGCGGACGCCGCAATCGACTATACACTGGAGAATTGGCGGGAGACGTTGAAGTCGCTCACCCAGGGGCGCGCGGTGAACGTCGTTTTCGATGCGGTCGGCGGTGAAATTTCGCCCGTTGCCTTTCGCACGCTGGCCTGGAAGGGGCAGCATCTTGTCGTCGGATTCGCTGCCGGCAAAATCCCCGCCCTTCCGTTCAACATCGCCCTCCTAAAAGGAGCCTCGCTCACTGGCGTCGACAGCGCTCAAATTCGAAAATTTGAGCCGGACGTCTATGACCGGCTAATGCAGGATGTTTGCGTCGCCTTAGAAAGGAAGTCGCTCGAGCCGCCGCCGACGCACACGTTTTCCTTCGCGAACTTCCAGGAGGCGTTCCAAACGATGAGTGCGCGTCGCGCGAGGGGAAAGATAGTCGTCGAAGTGGCCGACTAG